The sequence GTCGGCACCTGCACGGTCGCGTTCGGCACGCTGACCAGCTGGCTGGTCGACGTGGTCAACGTGCTGACCGGCAACCTCGACCGGCCCGGCGGGGCGATGTTCCCGCTCGCCGCCCACCAGCGAACCCGGGCCGCCGGCCCCGGCAAGGGGTTCCGCACCGGGCGCTGGGCCAGCCGGGTGCGGGGCCTGCCCGAGGTCAAGGGCGAACTGCCGGTCGCCACCCTCGCCGACGAGATCGAGACGCCGGGGGAGGGCCGGATCCGGGCGTTGATCACCGTCGCCGGTAACCCGGTGCTCTCCACCGCCAACAGCGATCGGCTGGACCGCGCGCTCGCCTCGCTCGACTTCATGGTCAGCGTCGACCCGTACCTGAACGAGACCACCCGGCACGCGGACGTGGTGCTGCCGCCACCCGACTCCGCCCGCGCCGGCCACTACGACTTCGCGTTCCTCACCCTGGCCGTGCGCAACGTCGCGAGCTACTCGCCGCCGGTCCTGCCGATGGCGCCCGACAGCCTCGACGAGTGCGACATCCTGGCCCGGCTCACGCTGATCGCGGCCGGGCAGGGCGCCGACGCCGACCCGGCGGGGCTGCACGAACAGCTGCTCGGCCAGGTGCTCGCCGACGCCGCCGAGGCACTGGACCGGCCGGCGGACGAGCTGCGGGCGCTGGTCGCCGGGGACCGGCCGGCCGAACGCCTGCTCGACGCGCGGCTGCGGCTCGGCGCGTACGGCGACCGGTTCGGACAGCGACCGGACGGGCTGTCGCTGACCCGGCTGCTCGCGCACCCGCACGGCGTCGACCTCGGGGCGCTGCGACCGCGGCTGCCGGAGGTGCTGCGCACCCCGAGCGGCACCGTCGAGCTCTGCCCGCCGCCGATCGCCGCCGACGTGGCCCGGCTGCGCGACGCCCGCGACGCGCCTCCGGAGGGCTTCGTCCTGGTCGGGCGCCGGCACCTGCGGTCCAACAACAGCTGGATGCACAACGTGCCGGCGCTGGTGAAGGGCCGGGACCGCTGCACCCTGCAGGTGCACCCGGAGGACGCGGCGAAGCTCGGGCTGGCCGCGGGGGAGGAGGCCCGCGTCACCTCGCGGGTCGGCTCGCTCGTCGTGGCCGTGGAGGTCACCCCCGACACCATGCCGGGCGTGGTCAGCCTGCCGCACGGCTGGGGCCACGACGTGCCCGGCACCCGGCAGGCGGTGGCCCGCGCCCACGCCGGCGTCAACGCCAACGTGCTCACCGACGAGACGGCTGTCGATCCGCTCTCCGGAAACGTCGTGCTCAACGGCATCCCGGTGCGCGTCCAGCCGGCCTGATCGGCGGCGCCTTGCGTACGCTGGCGCACCGGGCCGGCGGGCGGCCGGGAAGGGCGGGAGCAGCGGTGGGTCGGACGGGCGACGGGGAGGGGCTGCCGCAGCGGCTGCTGGCGGTCGCCACCAGGCTGTTCGCGGAGAAGGGCTTCGAGAAGACCTCGGTCCAGGAGATCGTCGAGGCCGCCGGGGTCACCAAGGGCGCGATGTACCACTACTTCGCCGCCAAGGACGACCTGCTCCAGGAGATCTACCAGCGGCTGCTGCGCATGCAGCGCGAGCGCCTGGAGGCCATCATGGCCCGCGACCAGCCGGTGGCACTGCGGCTGCGGGCGGCCGCCGCCGACGTGGTGGTCACCGCGATCGCCAACCTGGACGATGCCACGGTCTTCCTCCAGTCGATGCACCTGCTCTCGGCCGACCGCCGGCGCGCGGTGCGGGCGGCCCGCCGGGAGTACCACGAACGCTTCCGCGAGCTGGTGGAGGAGGGCCAGCGCGCCGGGACCTTTCGCGCCGACGTCCCGGCCGACCTGGCCGTCGACTACTTCTTCGGCGCGGTGCACCACCTCGGCGCGTGGTTCCGCACCGGCGGCCGGCTCACCGCCGAGCAGGTCGGCGCGCACTTCGCCGACCTGCTGCTCTCCTCGCTGCGCCCGGACCCGCCCGCCGAGCCGCGGCCAACGCGCTGACGCTGCGATGTCGGGCCGGTCGCACCCGCCGACCGGCGCCGCTGGTGGCCGCGCCCGTCGTTCGCCTGCCAGCCGCGCCAGCAAGGCCGGCCACTACGTGGCCTTCTCGCCTCGACGGGGGAGCTTCCAGTCCGGCCGGACGAAGTGACAGGTGTAACCGCCGGGATTGCGCTCCAGGTAGTCCTGGTGTTCGGGCTCGGCCTCCCAGAACGGGCCGGCGGGGGTGACCTCGGTGACCACCTTGCCCGGCCACAGGCCGGAGGCGTCTACGTCGGCGATCGTGTCCTCCGCGACCTGCCGCTGCTGCTCGTCGGTGTAGAAGATCGCCGACCGGTAGCTGACTCCCACGTCGCCGCCCTGACGATTCTTCGTGGTCGGGTCGTGGACCTGGAAGAAGAACTCGAGAAGATCCCGGTAGGACAGCTTCTCGGGGTCGTAGACGATCTCGATCGCCTCGGCATGGGTGCCGTGGTTGTAGTACGTGGCGTTCGGCACGTCCCCGCCGGTGTATCCGACCCTGGTGGCGAGCACGCCCGGGCGTTTCCGGATGAGATCCTGCATCCCCCAGAAGCAGCCGCCGGCCAGGATCGCCTTCTCCGTCGTCTCGCTCATCGCTCTGCCCTCCGGTGCGGGTGCTCGTGCTCGTACCTCGGGACCCTGTGCGTCCTGCTGGCGACCGTGGCCTTCCCGTTCCGCCTGCCACCATGCCGACCGACGAGAACCTGGCGGCCGGTACGGGCCACCCGCGCCGCGCCGGGCGGACTTTCCGCCGAATACCTGTGACCGGGTGTCCTGCCTGGGGTGGGTCGGACCCGGGTGCGCCAGGACGGCCGGCGTGGACGCGGCGTCGGCGGCATGGTCGGCGGTGGCCAGGGTAGGCCGTAAGTCCGGGGAGAGGCGAGGCGAGGTGAGGTGGACGATGGCGGGTACCTGGTTGCTCGGTGCGGGAGCCGAGACCGCCCGGCAGCGGCCGACGG comes from Micromonospora purpureochromogenes and encodes:
- a CDS encoding TetR/AcrR family transcriptional regulator translates to MGRTGDGEGLPQRLLAVATRLFAEKGFEKTSVQEIVEAAGVTKGAMYHYFAAKDDLLQEIYQRLLRMQRERLEAIMARDQPVALRLRAAAADVVVTAIANLDDATVFLQSMHLLSADRRRAVRAARREYHERFRELVEEGQRAGTFRADVPADLAVDYFFGAVHHLGAWFRTGGRLTAEQVGAHFADLLLSSLRPDPPAEPRPTR
- a CDS encoding molybdopterin oxidoreductase family protein is translated as MPGTTATRTAYRTCPLCEATCGLTLTIADDRVTHARGDREHVFSHGFVCPKGAAFPQLLADPDRLRRPLLRVDGTLREVGWDEAFAAVEAGLTAARAGGRDAIAAYLGNPTVHTMAGGLYAGPLLRALGTRNVFTASTVDQMPKHVSSGYLYGDPNVIPVPDLDRTDLLVLLGANPWESNGSLCTAPDFPGRLRALQARGGRFLVVDPRRTRTAAAADEHLPIRPGTDALLLFALVHTLFDENLVRLGRLADHVTGLADVRELAAAFAPERVADRCAVPAPRIRRLARELAAAPTAAVYGRVGTCTVAFGTLTSWLVDVVNVLTGNLDRPGGAMFPLAAHQRTRAAGPGKGFRTGRWASRVRGLPEVKGELPVATLADEIETPGEGRIRALITVAGNPVLSTANSDRLDRALASLDFMVSVDPYLNETTRHADVVLPPPDSARAGHYDFAFLTLAVRNVASYSPPVLPMAPDSLDECDILARLTLIAAGQGADADPAGLHEQLLGQVLADAAEALDRPADELRALVAGDRPAERLLDARLRLGAYGDRFGQRPDGLSLTRLLAHPHGVDLGALRPRLPEVLRTPSGTVELCPPPIAADVARLRDARDAPPEGFVLVGRRHLRSNNSWMHNVPALVKGRDRCTLQVHPEDAAKLGLAAGEEARVTSRVGSLVVAVEVTPDTMPGVVSLPHGWGHDVPGTRQAVARAHAGVNANVLTDETAVDPLSGNVVLNGIPVRVQPA
- the msrA gene encoding peptide-methionine (S)-S-oxide reductase MsrA — protein: MSETTEKAILAGGCFWGMQDLIRKRPGVLATRVGYTGGDVPNATYYNHGTHAEAIEIVYDPEKLSYRDLLEFFFQVHDPTTKNRQGGDVGVSYRSAIFYTDEQQRQVAEDTIADVDASGLWPGKVVTEVTPAGPFWEAEPEHQDYLERNPGGYTCHFVRPDWKLPRRGEKAT